The following proteins come from a genomic window of Streptomyces sp. NBC_00539:
- a CDS encoding class I adenylate-forming enzyme family protein — MGVGARYVTELVAACERYGDRPAIGAGPVLLTYADVLAWAYRLAGALEELGVRRGAGLACVTAGNRHEALLVRLAAHVLGARLTQVSAGPATHGLDFLLRDCEPVLVVHDTPVPETGAARIALAALLERAAAREARPVPVRAAEGDVARVTYTGGTTGRPKGVASTFAAMAARDAARSAETVYLSVTSLAQRSGGRCLEQLRAGGRSEVLGGPFVPREFAAACRRLGPVSTYLTTSMVYRLLDDPVTAGGVPGLERVSYGDSPIAPERLRQALTRWGPGVRWRQGYGMNEAGVVCRLSEADHDAARAARPALLASVGRPAPGVQVQVRAAAGATGEVWVRSGTVMAGYWKQPGLTAEVLRDGWLRTGDLGHFDADGYLYLDDRVEDVVMVDGDNIYCAPVEAALTRHPAVSGAAVVGRPHPVTGEQLCAFLVPAPGHAPSGAIAASACALATAALSPAHSPTAVFWLPSLPLTDRGKPDKTRLRATAAAHRDHPEGTA; from the coding sequence ATGGGCGTGGGAGCGCGGTACGTCACGGAGCTGGTGGCGGCGTGCGAGCGGTACGGTGACCGGCCCGCGATCGGCGCCGGTCCGGTACTGCTGACCTACGCCGACGTGCTGGCGTGGGCGTACCGGCTGGCGGGCGCCCTGGAGGAGCTCGGCGTGCGGCGCGGGGCCGGGCTGGCCTGCGTGACGGCCGGGAACCGGCACGAGGCGCTGCTGGTGCGGCTGGCCGCACACGTGCTGGGGGCGCGGCTGACCCAGGTGAGCGCGGGGCCCGCCACCCACGGCCTGGACTTCCTCCTGCGGGACTGCGAGCCCGTCCTGGTGGTCCACGACACCCCGGTGCCGGAGACCGGCGCCGCGCGGATCGCCCTCGCGGCGCTGCTGGAGCGGGCCGCCGCCCGCGAGGCGCGTCCGGTGCCGGTGCGGGCGGCCGAGGGGGACGTGGCCCGGGTGACGTACACGGGCGGTACGACGGGCCGGCCCAAGGGCGTCGCGTCCACGTTCGCGGCGATGGCCGCCCGTGACGCCGCCCGGAGCGCGGAGACGGTGTACCTGTCGGTGACCTCGCTGGCCCAGCGTTCCGGGGGCCGTTGCCTGGAGCAGCTGCGGGCGGGCGGCCGGTCGGAGGTCCTGGGCGGCCCGTTCGTCCCGCGGGAGTTCGCCGCGGCGTGCCGGCGGCTCGGGCCCGTGTCCACGTACCTGACGACCTCCATGGTGTACCGGCTGCTGGACGACCCGGTGACCGCCGGCGGCGTGCCCGGGCTGGAGCGCGTCTCGTACGGCGACTCCCCCATCGCCCCCGAACGGCTGCGGCAGGCCCTGACCCGCTGGGGTCCGGGCGTGCGCTGGCGCCAGGGGTACGGGATGAACGAGGCCGGGGTCGTCTGCCGCCTCTCGGAGGCGGACCACGACGCCGCACGCGCCGCGCGCCCCGCCCTGCTGGCCTCGGTCGGTCGGCCCGCCCCCGGGGTGCAGGTGCAGGTCCGCGCGGCGGCCGGGGCCACCGGCGAGGTGTGGGTGCGCTCCGGCACGGTGATGGCCGGCTACTGGAAGCAGCCCGGGCTGACGGCCGAGGTGCTGCGCGACGGCTGGCTGCGGACGGGCGACCTCGGCCACTTCGACGCGGACGGCTACCTGTACCTCGACGACCGGGTCGAGGACGTGGTGATGGTGGACGGGGACAACATCTACTGCGCCCCCGTCGAGGCGGCCCTGACCCGCCACCCGGCGGTGTCCGGGGCGGCGGTGGTCGGCCGCCCGCACCCGGTCACCGGCGAACAGCTCTGCGCCTTCCTCGTCCCGGCCCCGGGCCACGCCCCGAGCGGGGCGATCGCCGCCTCCGCCTGCGCCCTGGCGACGGCAGCCCTGTCCCCCGCCCACAGCCCCACGGCCGTCTTCTGGCTCCCGTCCCTCCCCCTGACCGACCGCGGCAAACCGGACAAGACCCGCCTGCGCGCGACAGCCGCCGCACATCGGGACCACCCGGAAGGGACGGCCTAG
- a CDS encoding response regulator transcription factor, which produces MASVLVVEDDQFVRSALIRHLTDASHAVRSVGTALEALREVAHHRFDVVILDLGLPDLDGSEALKMLRGITDVPVIIATARDDEAEIVRLLNDGADDYLTKPFSVEHLSARMAAVLRRSRAAGAEPPSRVLRVGGLAIDPLRRQAELDGAVLDLTRREFDLLAFLAGRPGVVVARRELLAEVWQQAYGDDQTIDVHLSWLRRKLGETAANPRYLHTLRGVGVKLEPPR; this is translated from the coding sequence ATGGCAAGTGTGCTCGTGGTCGAGGACGACCAGTTCGTACGTTCCGCCCTCATCCGGCACCTGACCGACGCCTCCCACGCCGTGCGCAGCGTCGGCACCGCCCTGGAGGCGCTGCGCGAAGTCGCCCACCACCGCTTCGACGTGGTCATCCTCGACCTCGGCCTGCCCGACCTCGACGGGTCCGAGGCGCTCAAGATGCTGCGCGGCATCACCGACGTACCGGTCATCATCGCGACCGCCCGGGACGACGAGGCGGAGATCGTGCGCCTGCTCAACGACGGCGCCGACGACTACCTCACCAAACCCTTCTCCGTGGAGCACCTCTCCGCCCGGATGGCCGCCGTCCTGCGCCGCTCCCGCGCCGCGGGCGCCGAACCGCCCTCGCGCGTCCTGCGGGTGGGCGGGCTCGCCATCGACCCGCTGCGCCGCCAGGCCGAGCTGGACGGGGCGGTACTGGACCTGACCCGCCGGGAGTTCGACCTACTGGCCTTCCTCGCCGGACGTCCCGGCGTCGTCGTGGCCCGGCGCGAACTGCTCGCCGAGGTGTGGCAGCAGGCGTACGGCGACGACCAGACCATCGACGTCCACCTGTCATGGCTGCGCCGCAAGCTGGGCGAGACCGCCGCCAACCCCCGCTACCTGCACACGCTGCGCGGGGTCGGGGTCAAGCTGGAGCCACCGCGGTGA
- a CDS encoding HAMP domain-containing sensor histidine kinase gives MRWALVKVCLAVTAMVVIAFAVPLGLVVREMASDRAFSNAERQAASMAPTLSITTDPVQLRKAVESTQMGAAQRMAVHVPSVGGRLAVDIGAGWAGPHAVEETRRMGRATTASVAGGGSALLQPTALGSGDIAVIEIYVPESEVSNGVTTAWLVLAGVGLALIVGSVAVADRLGARLVRPAERLADAAHGLGQGRLGVRVPEQGPKELRSAAVAFNAMADRVVELLANERELAADLSHRLRTPLTVLRLNAASLGDGPAAEQTREAVEQLEREVDTIIRTAREQRAPAVVGGPGAGCDASEVIRDRMAFWSALAEDEGREVRLAGVDRPVRIPVARPELAAALDALLGNVFRHTPEGTPFAVDVHDAGDAVIVLVSDAGYGIADPEEALRRGNDGGRDGSTGLGLDIVRRVAESTGGDVRLGRSVLGGTEVRMWIALDGRTRGGDRRSRRKGRGAG, from the coding sequence GTGAGGTGGGCGCTGGTCAAGGTGTGCCTCGCCGTCACCGCGATGGTGGTCATCGCCTTCGCCGTGCCGCTCGGGCTGGTGGTCCGGGAGATGGCCAGCGACCGCGCGTTCTCCAACGCCGAACGGCAGGCGGCGAGCATGGCGCCGACGCTGTCCATCACCACCGATCCCGTGCAGCTGCGCAAGGCGGTCGAGTCCACGCAGATGGGCGCCGCCCAGCGGATGGCCGTCCACGTCCCGTCGGTCGGCGGCCGGTTGGCGGTCGACATCGGTGCGGGCTGGGCGGGCCCCCACGCCGTGGAGGAGACCCGGCGCATGGGCCGGGCCACGACCGCCTCGGTGGCCGGCGGCGGATCGGCGCTGCTCCAGCCGACCGCGCTCGGCTCCGGCGACATCGCGGTGATCGAGATCTACGTACCGGAGAGCGAGGTCAGCAACGGGGTCACCACCGCCTGGCTGGTCCTCGCCGGCGTCGGGCTCGCCCTGATCGTGGGCTCGGTGGCGGTCGCGGACCGGCTCGGCGCCCGCCTGGTACGGCCGGCCGAGCGGCTCGCGGACGCCGCGCACGGGCTGGGCCAGGGGCGGCTCGGGGTGCGGGTGCCGGAGCAGGGGCCGAAGGAGCTGCGCTCGGCGGCCGTCGCGTTCAACGCGATGGCGGACCGGGTGGTGGAACTCCTGGCCAACGAGCGGGAGCTGGCCGCCGACCTCTCGCACCGGCTGCGGACCCCGCTGACGGTGCTGCGGCTCAACGCGGCCTCGCTCGGGGACGGCCCGGCCGCCGAACAGACCCGGGAGGCCGTGGAGCAGCTGGAGCGGGAGGTCGACACGATCATCCGTACCGCACGTGAGCAGCGCGCCCCGGCCGTCGTCGGCGGTCCCGGCGCGGGCTGCGACGCCTCGGAGGTGATCCGCGACCGGATGGCGTTCTGGTCGGCGCTCGCGGAGGACGAGGGCCGCGAGGTCCGTCTCGCGGGGGTGGACCGGCCCGTACGGATCCCGGTGGCCCGGCCCGAGCTGGCGGCGGCGCTGGACGCGCTGCTGGGCAACGTGTTCCGGCACACCCCCGAGGGGACCCCCTTCGCGGTGGACGTGCACGACGCGGGGGACGCCGTCATCGTCCTCGTATCGGACGCGGGGTACGGGATCGCCGACCCGGAGGAGGCCCTGCGGCGCGGGAACGACGGCGGCCGGGACGGCTCGACGGGGCTCGGCCTGGACATCGTGCGGCGGGTCGCGGAGTCGACGGGCGGCGACGTCCGGCTGGGGCGCTCGGTGCTGGGCGGCACCGAGGTCCGGATGTGGATCGCCCTGGACGGCAGGACGCGGGGCGGGGACCGCCGCAGCCGCCGCAAGGGCCGGGGCGCCGGATAG